In one window of Arthrobacter pascens DNA:
- a CDS encoding FAD-dependent oxidoreductase, whose protein sequence is MDDSVPVMLIATTDPASRRVLEDELRRRYGADYEVLACAGHAHGRAVLEGLRRWNRQVALILGCYGPADRDGLDFLRRAYGFHPAAKRAVVVTWGDFASAPTVFRAIAQGYAELVIIRPERSRDEEFHGAITDALDDWQLAQGVGFEAVRLIGEVGDERTHMLRDSLSRNHIPVGFHPAGSETAQRTLESLNLRDPVLPVMVLEFTAPPIVLENPSDLEIAEAMGVTRPPPVDKIFDVVVVGAGPSGLATAVYASSEGLSTMVVEGEAVGGQAGTSSLIRNYPGFSRGVSGAHLAYRSFHQAWTLGTDFLFLRKVEGVRVDGACYAVSISDGSVVRCRTVVVATGVDYRRLGIPQLEDLVGRGVFYGATVSEAPSMAGKHVCVVGGGNSAGQAVLHLAKYAKKVTLLVRGPTLSVSMSEYLISQLEATRNVAIRFRSVIVGARDQDGFLAAVKVASGSDATPGEEIEAGGLFVLIGSVPRTSWLPDTVERDPAGFLRTGASRDVSDAGSIRSDRSPLGLEPACPAFSRSATCGPVRSKEWLPQSATAPQLSRCFIATWPRTLPLVRQPHPRTCPVMAAPTEVTTLIPPMRRLLYVAAFLVFLAGLVLFVFPLRTAEWFAWTVNPPMTAVFLGAAYWSAAGLEVTGARSSSWNSARLAVWPVFVFTTLTFGVTLFHLDRFHLSPDAATLAQVATWAWLAIYAIVPVAMLIISRIQIRSLRPAPKSVTAGRPVLPVALRLLLIGIAAVLLLYGVALLAVPVPAATWWPWQLSELTARAIGAWLVGLGLAAAQGQLSRDLRTVRPVALTSVAFVILQALALLRYGNALTWPSAPAIGFVTVLLAIGVAGGWALVLSQRR, encoded by the coding sequence ATGGATGACTCGGTTCCGGTCATGCTTATTGCGACCACAGATCCGGCCTCTCGGCGCGTTCTGGAAGATGAGTTACGTCGACGGTACGGTGCCGACTACGAGGTGCTGGCCTGCGCCGGCCACGCCCACGGGCGGGCGGTGCTTGAGGGGCTCCGGCGCTGGAATCGCCAGGTCGCCCTCATACTCGGATGCTACGGTCCGGCTGACCGCGACGGACTCGATTTCCTGCGGCGTGCCTATGGCTTCCACCCGGCCGCAAAGCGTGCTGTCGTGGTGACGTGGGGTGACTTCGCCAGCGCCCCCACTGTATTCCGGGCGATCGCGCAGGGCTATGCCGAATTGGTGATCATACGTCCCGAACGATCGCGCGACGAAGAATTCCATGGGGCGATTACCGACGCCCTCGACGACTGGCAGCTGGCCCAAGGGGTCGGGTTCGAGGCGGTCCGGCTGATCGGGGAGGTAGGCGACGAAAGGACTCATATGTTGCGCGACTCCTTGAGTCGTAACCACATCCCGGTGGGCTTCCACCCTGCGGGGTCCGAAACCGCGCAACGGACGTTGGAGAGCCTGAACCTGCGCGACCCAGTGCTGCCGGTCATGGTGCTGGAGTTCACCGCACCACCAATTGTCCTCGAAAACCCCAGTGACCTGGAGATCGCCGAAGCGATGGGGGTGACCCGACCGCCTCCCGTGGACAAGATCTTCGATGTCGTGGTTGTAGGAGCCGGTCCATCCGGTCTCGCGACCGCCGTATATGCCTCCTCCGAGGGCCTCTCCACCATGGTGGTGGAGGGCGAGGCTGTGGGAGGCCAGGCCGGCACCAGCTCGTTGATCCGCAACTACCCTGGCTTCTCCCGCGGTGTAAGCGGCGCCCACCTTGCCTACCGCTCATTTCACCAGGCCTGGACTTTGGGCACGGACTTTCTGTTCCTGCGGAAGGTGGAGGGAGTCCGCGTGGACGGAGCCTGTTATGCGGTGTCGATTTCCGATGGAAGTGTCGTGCGGTGCCGCACAGTCGTGGTGGCGACCGGCGTGGACTATCGTCGCCTCGGCATACCTCAGCTGGAGGATCTGGTCGGCAGAGGCGTCTTCTACGGGGCCACAGTCTCCGAGGCGCCGTCGATGGCGGGAAAGCACGTCTGTGTCGTGGGTGGCGGCAACTCGGCCGGACAGGCGGTGCTGCACCTTGCCAAGTACGCGAAGAAGGTGACGCTGCTGGTGCGCGGGCCCACGCTGTCGGTCAGTATGTCGGAATACCTCATCTCCCAACTTGAGGCCACCCGGAACGTTGCGATCCGCTTCAGGAGTGTGATTGTGGGGGCCCGCGATCAGGACGGATTCCTTGCCGCCGTCAAGGTCGCGTCCGGATCCGACGCAACCCCGGGCGAGGAGATCGAAGCGGGCGGCTTGTTCGTGCTGATCGGTTCGGTGCCGCGGACCTCCTGGCTGCCCGACACCGTAGAGCGTGACCCAGCCGGTTTTCTGCGCACGGGCGCCAGCCGGGATGTCAGTGACGCCGGGTCCATCAGGTCGGACAGGTCGCCATTAGGGCTGGAACCAGCATGCCCGGCATTTTCGCGATCGGCGACGTGCGGGCCGGTTCGATCAAAAGAGTGGCTACCGCAGTCGGCGACGGCGCCACAGTTGTCTCGATGCTTCATAGCTACCTGGCCGAGAACCCTGCCCCTGGTGAGGCAGCCGCACCCGAGGACCTGCCCGGTGATGGCCGCTCCAACTGAAGTGACAACGTTGATTCCGCCAATGCGGCGGCTGCTCTACGTCGCAGCATTCCTCGTGTTTCTTGCAGGGCTCGTGCTGTTCGTGTTTCCGCTCCGGACTGCGGAATGGTTCGCGTGGACAGTCAATCCCCCCATGACCGCCGTCTTTCTCGGGGCGGCCTACTGGTCGGCCGCCGGGCTGGAGGTGACGGGCGCCCGCTCATCGAGTTGGAATTCAGCGAGGCTGGCTGTCTGGCCCGTGTTCGTCTTCACGACATTGACCTTCGGAGTCACCCTGTTTCATCTCGATCGTTTCCACCTGTCGCCAGACGCTGCCACCCTTGCCCAAGTAGCCACGTGGGCGTGGCTGGCAATCTACGCCATTGTGCCGGTGGCGATGCTCATCATAAGCCGGATTCAGATCCGGTCCCTGCGTCCTGCCCCAAAGTCCGTAACGGCGGGACGGCCAGTGCTGCCTGTTGCGCTCCGGCTGCTCCTGATCGGAATCGCCGCGGTACTGCTGTTATATGGCGTAGCGCTCCTGGCAGTGCCCGTTCCTGCCGCGACGTGGTGGCCGTGGCAACTGTCCGAGCTCACCGCGAGGGCGATCGGAGCGTGGCTGGTCGGTCTTGGGTTGGCGGCCGCGCAGGGCCAGTTGAGCCGCGACCTTCGCACCGTCCGCCCCGTGGCCCTAACCTCCGTTGCCTTCGTTATTCTGCAGGCGCTTGCCCTGCTCCGGTATGGCAACGCCCTGACATGGCCGAGCGCACCGGCGATCGGCTTCGTAACCGTACTACTTGCCATTGGAGTGGCAGGCGGATGGGCACTCGTACTTTCCCAACGCCGGTAG
- a CDS encoding HNH endonuclease: MAAVILGWNADRWNRWNYRSVVEQVLESGRFLDRWDVGRSRNIKPGTEVWLLLQGSSDAGSGLIGHGAVVSEHCESGLTTDPDATGRYAGIAFDALMPLGEQIRSGSLVESVPDIRWDAAFRRSVVSVPRSAEPDLRRLWRDLGPAVIDPTELIPGSYPLDAVSSIEVNRYERNPDARQVCLAFHGTACAACGFSFEATYGEIGDGFIHVHHTVPASLLGSGYQLDPVADLVPLCANCHAMVHRGARSPRTVTELRNIISGAGHLPGEMVSEQALEAQENARRILKAPGVSVRRD, from the coding sequence GTGGCAGCAGTGATTCTGGGATGGAACGCGGACCGGTGGAACCGCTGGAACTATCGTTCCGTCGTCGAGCAGGTTCTTGAATCCGGCCGGTTCCTGGACCGGTGGGATGTTGGCCGGAGCCGGAACATCAAGCCGGGAACAGAGGTGTGGCTCCTGCTGCAGGGCAGCAGTGACGCCGGCAGCGGCCTGATCGGTCACGGCGCTGTAGTCTCCGAACACTGCGAGTCCGGACTTACAACTGATCCGGATGCTACCGGACGCTACGCCGGCATTGCTTTCGACGCGCTGATGCCCCTTGGGGAACAGATACGGTCGGGCTCGTTGGTGGAGTCAGTCCCCGATATACGGTGGGACGCCGCCTTCCGCCGTTCAGTCGTGTCCGTCCCGCGGTCAGCGGAGCCGGACCTTCGCCGGTTGTGGCGGGACTTGGGGCCGGCAGTCATCGATCCCACCGAACTGATTCCCGGAAGCTACCCGCTGGACGCGGTCAGCAGCATCGAGGTGAACCGCTATGAGCGAAACCCCGACGCACGCCAGGTGTGCCTGGCGTTCCACGGAACGGCCTGCGCTGCCTGCGGATTCTCCTTCGAAGCCACCTATGGCGAAATCGGAGATGGATTCATCCACGTCCACCACACAGTGCCGGCGTCACTCCTTGGGAGCGGGTACCAACTGGACCCGGTCGCGGACCTCGTACCGCTGTGCGCCAACTGCCACGCCATGGTGCACCGGGGCGCACGTTCACCACGGACTGTCACCGAGCTTCGTAACATCATCTCCGGCGCCGGCCACCTTCCAGGGGAAATGGTCAGTGAGCAAGCGTTGGAGGCTCAAGAGAACGCCCGGCGCATCCTCAAGGCACCAGGAGTGAGCGTGCGGAGAGACTGA
- a CDS encoding DUF2087 domain-containing protein, producing MTEGMRFSGPHWRRVIAALANRDARTAYAQIVLGATTPDVLAELNDQRRNRAIGALLESGLVERNAAHELEASESIFRDLLAQQPRRQAKTGPARYMHLGRIERYPVNMAERRELLAWIISEAIEPGEILTERQVNERLLSYTDDVVLLRRYLVDFGLLKRTTSGSAYSRHEET from the coding sequence GTGACCGAAGGGATGAGGTTTAGCGGACCGCATTGGCGGCGTGTCATCGCGGCCCTGGCCAACAGGGACGCCCGGACCGCCTATGCGCAGATAGTGCTCGGTGCCACTACCCCCGATGTGCTTGCGGAGCTGAATGACCAACGGCGAAACCGGGCCATTGGCGCCCTGTTGGAGTCTGGCCTGGTCGAGCGGAACGCCGCACATGAACTGGAGGCGTCCGAGTCGATCTTCCGCGATCTTCTCGCTCAGCAACCCCGGCGGCAGGCGAAGACCGGACCTGCCCGGTACATGCACCTGGGCAGGATCGAGAGATACCCGGTAAACATGGCGGAACGGCGGGAACTCCTGGCCTGGATCATCAGCGAGGCCATCGAGCCGGGCGAAATCCTCACGGAACGACAGGTCAATGAACGGCTTCTGAGCTATACCGACGACGTGGTGCTGCTGCGCCGCTATCTGGTCGACTTCGGCCTGCTGAAGCGGACCACCTCGGGCTCCGCCTACTCCCGGCACGAAGAGACATAG
- a CDS encoding mycothiol transferase: MKSNELLLDAFGRIRETVAAALEGVDDGSLVRRPAGNGNSIAWLIWHLGRIEDAQIAAAAGLDQVWTSQEFVGRFGLPLPERDTGYGHSTENVDAVQAPPELLLEYYDAVHRQTREFVGTLDDEDFDRIVDTRWDPPVTLGVRLVSIIADCLQHVGQAAYAKGLNPEDG, translated from the coding sequence ATGAAATCCAACGAACTGCTGCTTGACGCTTTCGGCCGCATCCGTGAAACGGTCGCCGCTGCGCTTGAGGGGGTCGACGACGGGTCCCTGGTTCGTCGTCCGGCCGGCAACGGGAACTCCATAGCCTGGCTCATCTGGCACCTCGGCCGGATCGAGGACGCGCAGATCGCCGCCGCCGCCGGCCTGGACCAGGTCTGGACGTCGCAGGAGTTTGTCGGCCGCTTCGGCCTGCCGCTGCCCGAGCGTGACACAGGCTACGGCCATTCCACAGAGAATGTCGACGCGGTACAGGCCCCTCCTGAGCTCTTGCTCGAATACTACGACGCCGTTCACCGGCAGACCCGGGAGTTCGTAGGTACTCTCGACGATGAGGATTTCGACCGCATCGTCGATACCCGCTGGGACCCTCCCGTGACCCTGGGCGTACGCCTGGTCAGCATCATTGCGGACTGCCTCCAGCACGTTGGGCAGGCCGCATATGCCAAGGGCCTGAACCCCGAGGACGGTTAG